Proteins from a genomic interval of Medicago truncatula cultivar Jemalong A17 chromosome 3, MtrunA17r5.0-ANR, whole genome shotgun sequence:
- the LOC11414677 gene encoding annexin-like protein RJ4, with protein sequence MATIVVHSQTSPVQDAEALRLAFKGWGADNKAIIAILGHRNVHQRQQIRKAYEELFEEDLIKRLESEISGDFERAVYRWMLDPADRDAVLINVAIRNGNKDYHVVAEIASVLSTEELLAVRRAYHNRYKRSIEEDVSAHTTGHLRQLLVGLVSSFRYEGDEINAKLAQTEANIIHESVKEKKGNNEEVIRILTTRSKTQLVATFNRYRDEHGISISKKLLDQTSDDFQKTLHTAIRCINDHKKYYEKVLRNAIKKFGTDEDGLSRVIVTRAEKDLRDIKELYYKRNSVHLEDEVSKETSGDYKKFILTLLGKHD encoded by the exons ATGGCCACCATTGTTGTTCATAGCCAAACATCTCCAGTTCAAGATGCTGAGGCTCTTCGACTTGCTTTCAAAG GATGGGGGGCTGATAACAAGGCCATTATTGCAATTTTGGGTCATAGAAATGTTCATCAGAGGCAACAGATTAGAAAAGCTTATGAGGAGCTTTTCGAAGAGGATCTCATCAAACGTCTTGAGTCAGAAATCTCCGGTGACTTTGAG AGGGCCGTGTACCGGTGGATGTTGGACCCTGCAGACCGTGACGCTGTTTTGATCAATGTAGCAATCAGGAATGGCAATAAAGACTATCATGTGGTTGCTGAAATTGCTTCTGTGCTATCAACTGAAGAGCTCTTGGCAGTGAGGCGTGCCTATCATAACCGCTACAAGCGTTCCATCGAAGAAGACGTGTCTGCTCACACTACCGGTCATCTTCGCCAG CTTTTGGTTGGATTGGTGAGCTCATTTAGGTATGAGGGAGATGAGATCAATGCAAAATTGGCACAAACTGAGGCTAATATTATTCATGAAAGTGTCAAGGAAAAGAAAGGCAACAATGAAGAAGTCATTAGGATTCTTACCACAAGGAGCAAGACTCAACTTGTGGCAACTTTCAACCGTTATAGGGATGAACATGGCATCTCCATTAGTAAG AAATTGCTTGATCAAACATCTGATGACTTCCAGAAGACATTGCACACAGCTATTCGTTGCATCAATGACCACAAAAAGTACTATGAGAAG GTTTTGCGCAATGCGATCAAGAAATTTGGAACCGATGAAGATGGACTGAGCCGCGTGATTGTCACAAGGGCTGAAAAGGATTTGAGGGACATCAAAGAGCTGTACTACAAGAGAAACAGTGTTCATcttgaagatgaagtttccAAGGAAACCTCAGGGGACTACAAGAAGTTCATCCTCACTCTTTTGGGGAAACATGATTAA